A genomic region of Halomonas aestuarii contains the following coding sequences:
- the murA gene encoding UDP-N-acetylglucosamine 1-carboxyvinyltransferase has translation MDKLIITGSGPVDGEVWASGAKNAALPILCATLLADESVTIGNLPHLQDITTTLELLGHMGVQPVMGDKMCIQLDGSQVTDCHAPYELVKKMRASILVLGPLLAHFGHADVSLPGGCAIGSRPVDLHIHGLQAMGAEISVEGGYIRARVDGRLHGATIFFDTVTVTGTENLLMAATLAEGTTVLENAAREPEVVDLAECLIKMGADIRGHGTDTIVIEGVERLHGAYHDVMPDRIETGTFLVAAALSRGRVKVRRTRADILDAVLAKLEEAGATITTGDDWIELDMQGRRPRAVNLRTAPYPAFPTDMQAQFVAMNAVAEGTSRVVETIFENRFMHVQELNRMGAHIALEGNTAVITGVETLSGAPVMATDLRASASLVIAAMMAEGETLVDRIYHIDRGYECIEEKLQLLGARIRRIPG, from the coding sequence ATGGACAAGCTGATCATTACCGGCAGCGGCCCCGTCGACGGCGAGGTCTGGGCCAGCGGTGCCAAGAACGCCGCCCTGCCGATCCTCTGTGCGACCCTGCTGGCCGACGAGTCGGTGACCATCGGCAACCTGCCGCACCTCCAGGACATCACCACCACCCTGGAGCTGCTCGGCCACATGGGCGTCCAGCCGGTGATGGGCGACAAGATGTGCATCCAGCTCGACGGCTCCCAGGTGACCGACTGTCACGCGCCCTACGAGCTGGTCAAGAAGATGCGCGCCTCGATCCTGGTGCTCGGGCCGCTGCTGGCCCACTTCGGCCATGCGGATGTCTCCCTGCCCGGCGGCTGCGCCATCGGGTCGCGCCCGGTGGACCTGCACATCCACGGCCTCCAGGCCATGGGGGCGGAGATCAGCGTCGAGGGTGGCTACATCCGCGCGCGGGTCGACGGCCGGCTGCATGGCGCCACCATCTTCTTCGATACCGTCACCGTGACCGGCACCGAGAACCTGCTGATGGCGGCCACGCTGGCCGAGGGCACCACGGTGCTGGAGAACGCCGCCCGCGAGCCCGAGGTGGTCGACCTCGCCGAGTGCCTGATCAAGATGGGCGCCGACATTCGCGGCCACGGCACGGACACCATCGTCATCGAGGGCGTCGAGCGGCTCCACGGCGCCTACCACGACGTGATGCCCGACCGCATCGAGACCGGTACTTTCCTGGTGGCCGCGGCGCTCTCCCGGGGTCGGGTGAAGGTGCGCCGGACCCGGGCCGATATCCTCGATGCGGTGCTGGCCAAGCTCGAGGAGGCCGGCGCCACCATCACCACGGGCGATGACTGGATCGAGCTCGACATGCAGGGACGACGGCCCCGGGCGGTCAACCTGCGCACGGCGCCCTATCCGGCCTTTCCCACCGACATGCAGGCCCAGTTCGTGGCCATGAATGCCGTCGCCGAGGGCACCTCCCGGGTGGTGGAGACCATCTTCGAGAACCGCTTCATGCACGTGCAGGAGCTCAATCGCATGGGGGCCCACATCGCCCTGGAGGGCAACACGGCAGTGATCACCGGCGTGGAGACGCTGTCCGGGGCGCCGGTGATGGCCACCGACCTGCGGGCCTCGGCCTCCCTGGTGATAGCGGCGATGATGGCCGAGGGCGAGACCCTGGTCGACCGGATCTACCACATCGATCGCGGCTACGAGTGCATCGAGGAAAAACTGCAGCTGCTGGGCGCGCGCATCCGGCGCATTCCCGGCTGA
- a CDS encoding BolA family protein: protein MQPSEVKALLENRLDGCEFHIQGEGCNFQVVAVGEVFEGLSPVKRQQMIYGALTDEIASGALHAVSIKTYTPQQWQAATDNQGA from the coding sequence ATGCAACCCAGTGAGGTCAAGGCGCTGCTCGAGAACCGACTCGACGGCTGCGAGTTTCATATCCAGGGCGAAGGCTGCAATTTCCAGGTGGTGGCCGTGGGCGAGGTCTTCGAGGGGCTCTCCCCGGTCAAGCGTCAGCAGATGATCTACGGCGCCCTGACCGACGAGATCGCCTCCGGGGCCCTGCACGCGGTGAGCATCAAGACCTATACGCCCCAGCAGTGGCAGGCGGCCACCGACAACCAGGGGGCCTGA
- a CDS encoding STAS domain-containing protein, translating into MSVLLEQRHSCLKADDRRLSVTGEVGFEVASAMAEAGSDWLAARPSGSDVVFDLSGVGRVSSAALSVLLEWTRRARLAGVRVERICLSPALDRLTRVAGLDTLLPLGDPRGE; encoded by the coding sequence ATGAGTGTGCTCCTCGAGCAGCGGCATTCCTGCCTGAAGGCCGATGACCGCAGGCTGTCGGTGACGGGCGAGGTCGGCTTCGAGGTGGCCTCGGCGATGGCCGAGGCCGGCAGCGACTGGCTGGCGGCCCGGCCCTCCGGTAGTGACGTGGTCTTCGACCTGAGCGGCGTCGGCCGGGTCAGCAGCGCCGCCCTGAGCGTGCTGCTCGAGTGGACGCGGCGGGCCCGGCTGGCGGGGGTGCGCGTCGAGCGCATCTGCCTCTCGCCGGCCCTGGATCGCCTGACCCGGGTCGCCGGGCTGGATACCCTGCTGCCCCTGGGGGACCCCCGGGGCGAGTGA
- a CDS encoding MlaC/ttg2D family ABC transporter substrate-binding protein: MKMIPLRALFAGLCLLLVALPLMATPSDQRPEQMIRASIDDLMSRIEGREAYFADHLGELEDIVDDSLEDVADFRYIGASVMGRYFGNATPQQRSRFVETFRKTLIDTYTKGLVTFDYREIRVLDNQQASRYEDQASVAMEVVANDGTVYPVSYSLRLDDGQWKVVNVIVNGINLGLTFRNQFDQAMRDHNRDYDAVIDGWSPELAVEELEQGGNA; the protein is encoded by the coding sequence ATGAAGATGATTCCCCTTCGCGCCCTGTTCGCGGGGCTCTGCCTGCTGCTGGTGGCCCTGCCGCTGATGGCCACCCCGTCCGACCAGCGTCCCGAGCAGATGATCCGGGCCAGCATCGACGACCTGATGAGCCGCATCGAGGGGCGCGAGGCGTACTTCGCCGACCACCTCGGCGAGCTCGAGGACATCGTCGACGACAGCCTCGAGGACGTGGCCGACTTCCGTTACATCGGCGCCAGCGTGATGGGCCGCTACTTCGGCAACGCCACCCCGCAGCAGCGCTCGCGTTTCGTCGAGACCTTCCGCAAGACGCTGATCGACACCTACACAAAGGGGCTGGTCACCTTCGACTACCGGGAGATCCGCGTGCTCGACAACCAGCAGGCGTCGCGCTACGAGGACCAGGCCAGCGTGGCCATGGAGGTGGTGGCCAATGACGGCACCGTCTATCCGGTCAGCTACTCCCTGCGCCTGGACGATGGGCAGTGGAAGGTGGTCAACGTGATCGTCAACGGCATCAACCTCGGGCTGACCTTCCGCAACCAGTTCGACCAGGCCATGCGCGACCACAACCGCGACTATGATGCGGTCATCGACGGCTGGTCGCCGGAGCTCGCCGTGGAGGAGCTGGAGCAGGGCGGCAACGCATGA
- the mlaD gene encoding outer membrane lipid asymmetry maintenance protein MlaD has protein sequence MKRSKTTELGVGLFMLAGILGLVFLGLRVSGLSLSVPSETFRLEANFANIGGLKPRARVTMAGVTVGRVEAIDLDTDWYDARVVMELDGELEGQLPEDSTAAILTAGLLGEQYIGLSVGGAPETLADGDTVRDTQSALVLEELIQQFVTSMVKE, from the coding sequence ATGAAACGTAGCAAGACAACGGAGCTCGGTGTCGGCCTGTTCATGCTGGCCGGTATCCTGGGGCTGGTGTTCCTCGGGCTCCGGGTCAGCGGCCTCAGCCTCAGCGTGCCCAGCGAGACCTTCCGGCTCGAGGCCAACTTCGCCAACATCGGTGGGCTGAAGCCACGCGCCCGGGTCACCATGGCCGGCGTGACCGTGGGGCGGGTCGAGGCCATCGATCTCGATACCGACTGGTACGATGCACGGGTGGTGATGGAACTCGACGGTGAGCTGGAAGGTCAGCTTCCGGAGGACAGCACCGCCGCCATCCTCACCGCCGGCCTGCTGGGAGAGCAGTACATCGGCCTCTCGGTGGGCGGCGCCCCCGAGACGCTCGCCGACGGCGACACGGTGCGAGACACCCAGTCCGCCCTGGTACTGGAAGAGCTGATCCAGCAGTTCGTGACCAGCATGGTCAAGGAGTGA
- the mlaE gene encoding lipid asymmetry maintenance ABC transporter permease subunit MlaE produces MIDWIRRLGRRGCDLLESLGRAGIFLAQSAVGVPSREGLRLWVRQMHFVGVMSLAIVLVSGLFIGMVLALQGYTILVDFGAEQALGQMVALSLLRELGPVVAALLFAGRAGSALTAEIGLMKATEQLTSMEMIGVDPLRRVVAPRLWAGFVSLPLLTIGFSVVGVWGGQLVGVEWLGVFEGSYWGNMQASVEFFDDVGNGLVKSVVFALVVTWIAVFQGHDLIPTSEGISRATTRTVVYSSLAVLGLDFVLTALMFGELS; encoded by the coding sequence ATGATCGACTGGATCCGTCGCCTGGGGCGGCGTGGCTGCGACCTGCTGGAGTCCCTTGGCCGGGCGGGGATCTTCCTCGCCCAGTCCGCGGTGGGGGTGCCAAGCCGGGAGGGCCTGCGCCTGTGGGTGCGCCAGATGCACTTCGTCGGGGTGATGTCCCTGGCCATCGTCCTGGTCTCGGGGCTGTTCATCGGCATGGTGCTGGCCCTGCAGGGCTATACCATCCTGGTCGACTTCGGTGCAGAACAGGCCCTCGGGCAGATGGTGGCGCTGTCGCTGCTGCGTGAACTGGGCCCGGTGGTGGCGGCCCTGCTCTTCGCCGGTCGGGCCGGCTCGGCCCTGACGGCCGAGATCGGCCTGATGAAGGCCACCGAGCAGCTGACCAGCATGGAGATGATCGGGGTCGACCCGCTGCGTCGCGTGGTCGCGCCGCGCCTCTGGGCCGGCTTCGTCTCCCTGCCGCTGCTGACCATCGGGTTCAGTGTGGTGGGGGTCTGGGGCGGCCAGCTGGTCGGTGTCGAATGGCTGGGGGTGTTCGAGGGCTCCTACTGGGGGAACATGCAGGCCAGCGTCGAGTTCTTCGATGATGTCGGCAATGGCCTGGTCAAGAGCGTGGTCTTCGCCCTGGTGGTGACCTGGATCGCGGTCTTCCAGGGGCATGACCTGATTCCCACCTCGGAAGGCATCTCGCGCGCCACCACCCGTACGGTGGTCTATTCCTCTCTGGCGGTCCTGGGCCTGGATTTCGTGCTCACCGCCCTGATGTTCGGAGAGCTTTCCTGA
- a CDS encoding ABC transporter ATP-binding protein — protein sequence MTDSPFVEVESLHFSRGEKEIFRGIDLTIPRGRITAIMGPSGTGKTTLLKVIGGQLTPDAGRVCIDGQDVHALSRKALLGLRRRMGMLFQSGALFSDLDVFENVAFPLRVHTDLPEAMIRDVVLMKLQAVGLRGARELMPSELSGGMARRVALARAIALDPELILYDEPFAGQDPISMGVLVQLIKRLNEALGLTAVIVSHDIKETLTIADYVYVIADGQVMAHGTPASLDADRDPRVSQFMHGEPDGPVPFHYPAMDFYADILGSGGPQ from the coding sequence ATGACGGACTCCCCCTTCGTGGAAGTGGAGAGCCTGCACTTCTCGCGTGGCGAGAAGGAGATCTTCCGCGGTATCGACCTGACCATCCCGCGTGGCCGTATCACCGCGATCATGGGGCCCAGCGGTACCGGCAAGACCACCCTGCTCAAGGTGATCGGCGGGCAGCTCACTCCCGATGCGGGGCGGGTCTGCATCGATGGCCAGGATGTCCATGCCCTCTCCCGCAAGGCCCTGTTGGGCCTGCGTCGGCGCATGGGCATGCTGTTCCAGAGTGGCGCGCTGTTTTCCGACCTCGATGTCTTTGAGAACGTGGCCTTCCCGCTGCGGGTGCATACCGACCTGCCCGAGGCGATGATCCGTGACGTGGTACTGATGAAGCTGCAGGCGGTGGGACTGCGCGGGGCCCGTGAGCTCATGCCGTCGGAACTCTCCGGCGGCATGGCCCGGCGGGTGGCCCTGGCCCGGGCGATCGCCCTCGACCCGGAGCTGATCCTCTACGACGAACCCTTCGCGGGGCAGGACCCCATCTCCATGGGAGTGCTCGTGCAGCTGATCAAGCGCCTCAACGAGGCCCTGGGGCTGACGGCCGTCATCGTCTCCCACGACATCAAGGAGACCCTGACCATCGCCGACTACGTCTACGTGATTGCCGATGGCCAGGTGATGGCCCACGGCACCCCGGCGAGCCTCGATGCCGATCGCGACCCGAGGGTCAGCCAGTTCATGCATGGCGAGCCAGACGGTCCCGTGCCGTTCCACTACCCGGCGATGGACTTTTACGCCGACATCCTGGGCAGCGGGGGGCCGCAATGA
- a CDS encoding calcium/sodium antiporter: MLAPLLIVLLGFIGLLWSADRFVGAAAATAWRAGMSTLLVGMTIVSLGTSAPEIVVSVMASLDGVPDLAIGNALGSNIANIALVLGVTALVVPIPVRFSIVRRELPLLLGATGLAGYALANGHLDRLDGVLLLVLLVFSLWWLFRADSPDDDSAGEIPGMPLGQALAWLAGTLVIMVISSRALVWGASELARGLGVSELVIGLTVVAIGTSLPELAACVASALKRHHDLAIGNVIGSNLFNMLTVLPVPALMAPGATDPAAAGRDYPVMLLLTLALGGLLLWNRRGHLGRLPGALLLASYVAYLIWLGGAGLPAASPLE, translated from the coding sequence ATGCTGGCTCCCCTGCTGATCGTACTGCTCGGTTTCATCGGCCTGCTTTGGAGTGCCGACCGCTTCGTCGGGGCGGCCGCCGCCACCGCCTGGCGGGCCGGCATGAGCACCCTGCTGGTGGGGATGACGATCGTCTCGCTGGGCACCTCGGCACCGGAGATCGTGGTCTCGGTGATGGCCTCCCTGGACGGCGTGCCGGACCTCGCCATCGGCAATGCGCTGGGCTCCAACATCGCCAATATCGCCCTGGTGCTGGGCGTGACCGCCCTGGTGGTGCCGATCCCGGTCCGCTTCTCCATCGTGCGCCGCGAACTCCCCTTGCTGCTCGGCGCCACGGGCCTGGCCGGCTATGCGCTGGCCAACGGCCACCTCGACCGTCTCGACGGCGTGCTGTTGCTGGTGCTGCTGGTGTTCAGCCTGTGGTGGCTGTTCCGCGCCGACAGTCCGGACGACGACAGCGCCGGCGAGATTCCCGGCATGCCGCTGGGCCAGGCCCTGGCCTGGCTGGCCGGCACGCTGGTGATCATGGTCATCAGCTCCCGGGCGCTGGTCTGGGGGGCCAGCGAGCTGGCCCGCGGGCTCGGGGTCAGCGAGCTGGTGATCGGCCTGACCGTGGTGGCCATCGGCACCAGCCTGCCGGAGCTGGCCGCCTGTGTTGCCAGCGCGCTGAAGCGCCACCACGACCTGGCCATCGGCAACGTCATCGGCTCCAACCTCTTCAACATGCTCACCGTGCTGCCCGTCCCCGCCCTGATGGCACCGGGTGCCACCGACCCCGCGGCGGCCGGCCGCGACTACCCGGTGATGCTGCTGCTGACCCTCGCCCTGGGGGGCCTGCTGCTGTGGAACCGGCGGGGGCACCTGGGGCGGCTGCCAGGTGCCCTGCTGCTGGCGAGCTATGTCGCCTACCTGATCTGGCTCGGGGGCGCCGGCCTCCCCGCCGCCTCACCCCTTGAGTGA
- a CDS encoding KpsF/GutQ family sugar-phosphate isomerase, whose amino-acid sequence MTNDAPYAAGTSRLRDSARRTLELEQQAVAALAERLDDSFDHACRLILACHGRVVVTGMGKSGHIAGKIAATLASTGTPAFFVHPGEASHGDLGMITRGDVVLALSNSGETAEVTALLPLLKRMGTPLISMTGRPGSTLGRHADAHLDAGVEREACPLDLAPTSSTTAALALGDALAVALLESRGFTAEEFALSHPGGSLGKRLLLRVSDLMHEGSRLPAVPLGSPLRDALLEITRQGLGFTCVVDADGRLAGVYTDGDLRRTLDQHSDLSALSVDDVMTRPGKRIAPDTLAAEAVRLMEDSRISALAVVDADGRPVGALHMHDLLASGVI is encoded by the coding sequence ATGACCAACGACGCCCCCTACGCGGCCGGCACGTCCCGCCTGCGCGACAGTGCCCGCCGCACCCTGGAACTGGAACAGCAGGCCGTGGCGGCCCTGGCCGAACGCCTCGACGACTCCTTCGACCATGCCTGCCGCCTGATCCTGGCCTGCCACGGCCGGGTCGTGGTCACCGGCATGGGCAAGTCGGGCCATATCGCCGGCAAGATCGCCGCCACCCTGGCCAGTACCGGCACGCCGGCCTTCTTCGTGCATCCCGGGGAGGCCAGCCATGGCGACCTGGGCATGATCACTCGCGGCGACGTGGTGCTGGCCCTCTCCAACTCCGGCGAGACCGCCGAGGTCACCGCCCTGCTGCCGCTGCTCAAGCGCATGGGCACGCCGCTGATCAGCATGACCGGTCGTCCCGGCTCGACCCTCGGCCGCCATGCCGACGCCCACCTGGATGCCGGGGTCGAGCGCGAGGCCTGCCCGCTGGACCTGGCACCGACCTCGTCCACCACCGCCGCCCTGGCCCTCGGCGACGCCCTGGCCGTGGCGCTGCTCGAGTCCCGAGGCTTCACGGCCGAAGAGTTCGCCCTCTCCCACCCCGGCGGCAGCCTGGGCAAGCGCCTGCTGCTGCGGGTCTCCGACCTGATGCACGAGGGCAGCCGGCTGCCCGCGGTGCCGCTGGGCAGCCCCCTGCGCGATGCCCTGCTGGAGATCACCCGACAGGGGCTGGGCTTCACCTGCGTGGTGGATGCCGATGGCCGCCTGGCCGGGGTCTACACCGATGGCGACCTGCGCCGCACCCTCGACCAGCACAGCGACCTCTCGGCGCTAAGCGTCGACGACGTCATGACCCGCCCCGGCAAGCGGATCGCCCCCGACACCCTGGCCGCCGAGGCCGTCCGCCTGATGGAGGACAGCCGCATCTCGGCCCTGGCCGTGGTCGACGCCGACGGCCGCCCGGTCGGCGCCCTGCACATGCACGACCTGCTCGCCAGCGGCGTCATCTGA
- a CDS encoding KdsC family phosphatase yields the protein MSLESPLLDSQLVDRLRHVRLLAMDVDGVLTDGRLYFQADGIEIKAFHTHDGHGIKLAQRAGIVVALITGRDSPMVSQRAAALGVKHVFQGAEKKLTVLRELCGRLGLELEQVAYCGDDMPDVAAIRRAGVGISVPGAPSYIRQHADWVTESVGGHGAVREICDTLLQAQGHWDAVLDTYLHGST from the coding sequence ATGAGCCTTGAATCCCCCCTGCTCGACAGCCAACTCGTCGACCGCCTGCGCCACGTCCGCCTACTCGCCATGGACGTGGACGGGGTGCTGACCGACGGGCGCCTCTATTTCCAGGCCGATGGCATCGAGATCAAGGCCTTCCACACCCATGACGGCCATGGCATCAAGCTGGCCCAGCGCGCCGGCATCGTGGTGGCCCTGATCACCGGTCGCGATTCGCCGATGGTCAGCCAGCGCGCCGCCGCCCTGGGCGTCAAGCATGTCTTCCAGGGGGCCGAGAAGAAGCTCACCGTGCTGCGCGAGCTGTGCGGTCGCCTGGGGCTGGAGCTCGAGCAGGTCGCCTACTGCGGTGACGACATGCCCGACGTGGCGGCCATCCGGCGTGCCGGGGTCGGCATCAGCGTGCCCGGCGCGCCGTCCTACATCCGCCAGCATGCCGACTGGGTAACCGAGTCGGTGGGCGGCCACGGCGCCGTGCGCGAGATCTGCGACACCCTGCTCCAGGCCCAGGGGCACTGGGACGCCGTGCTCGACACCTACCTGCACGGCTCGACCTGA
- the lptC gene encoding LPS export ABC transporter periplasmic protein LptC produces the protein MALPRPGFRTGLFLLLLVLGGGLALLDLQDAPPPGPVPGDASGEPDYYLEDARLTRFDAKGRPHQRLDTPRLTHTPHDDVTRLQQPDGTLLDEEGRVWLASGDTGTLGAGGNPLTLSGDARLLAPAERWQLDTEILHFDADSGHAWSETPAVLRQPPQRMRGERFDAWIHDNRARLTDNVRGYHPPATHEDPES, from the coding sequence ATGGCCCTGCCGCGCCCGGGCTTCCGCACCGGCCTGTTCCTTCTGCTGCTCGTCCTGGGCGGGGGACTGGCCCTGCTCGACCTGCAGGACGCGCCGCCCCCCGGCCCGGTTCCGGGAGACGCGTCGGGCGAGCCCGACTACTACCTGGAGGACGCCCGGCTGACCCGTTTCGACGCAAAGGGGCGGCCTCACCAGCGCCTCGACACCCCGCGGCTGACCCATACCCCCCATGACGACGTGACCCGCCTACAGCAACCGGACGGCACGCTGCTGGACGAGGAGGGACGGGTCTGGCTGGCCAGCGGCGACACCGGCACCCTGGGCGCGGGAGGCAACCCGCTGACCCTGTCCGGCGACGCGCGACTCCTCGCCCCCGCCGAGCGCTGGCAACTGGACACCGAGATCCTGCACTTCGATGCCGACAGCGGCCACGCCTGGAGCGAGACCCCGGCCGTGCTGCGCCAGCCGCCCCAGCGGATGCGCGGCGAGCGCTTCGACGCCTGGATCCATGACAACCGCGCCCGGCTGACCGACAATGTGCGCGGCTACCATCCGCCCGCGACCCACGAGGACCCCGAGTCATGA
- the lptA gene encoding lipopolysaccharide transport periplasmic protein LptA, with the protein MTRPSLAPLLTLGVIGVLLGSAPALALEGDASAPIEVEANQLDLDDRAGTAVYTGNVEIRQGSMQLTGDRVEIVRNDEGELSRATATGERAYIEQKPAPDEPLVRGWGRTVVYHVADRRIELIDRAELHKDGDTFDGGYLEYFLDRRVVQARSEAEGVQERQRVRMTLEPEQQDGQ; encoded by the coding sequence ATGACGCGACCTTCCCTCGCCCCCCTGCTGACCCTCGGCGTCATCGGCGTGCTGCTCGGCAGCGCCCCGGCCCTGGCCCTGGAGGGTGACGCCAGCGCCCCGATCGAGGTGGAAGCCAACCAGCTCGACCTCGATGACCGCGCCGGCACCGCCGTCTACACCGGCAACGTGGAGATCCGCCAGGGCAGCATGCAGCTGACCGGCGACCGGGTGGAGATCGTGCGCAACGACGAGGGCGAGCTCAGCCGCGCTACCGCCACCGGCGAACGTGCCTACATCGAGCAGAAGCCCGCCCCGGACGAGCCCCTGGTCCGCGGTTGGGGCCGCACCGTCGTCTACCACGTCGCCGATCGCCGCATCGAGCTGATCGACCGCGCCGAGCTGCACAAGGACGGCGACACCTTCGACGGGGGGTACCTCGAATACTTCCTCGACCGCCGCGTCGTCCAGGCCCGCTCCGAGGCCGAGGGCGTCCAGGAGCGCCAGCGCGTGCGGATGACCCTCGAGCCCGAACAGCAGGACGGCCAGTGA
- the lptB gene encoding LPS export ABC transporter ATP-binding protein, translated as MKTLSARHLAKSYKRRRVVQDISVSIEQGRIVGLLGPNGAGKTTSFYMIVGLVRADAGEVHIDDLDLSTAAMHERARAGIGYLPQEASIFRKLSVADNIMAILETRRDLDRQGRQARLEELLEDFHVTHIRDNLGMSLSGGERRRVEIARALATEPAFILLDEPFAGVDPISVGEIKGIIRQLKARDIGVLITDHNVRDTLDICDTAYIVGDGRIIAEGNAEAILSNQRVREVYLGEDFRL; from the coding sequence ATGAAGACCCTGAGCGCCCGGCACCTGGCCAAGAGCTACAAGCGTCGTCGCGTGGTGCAGGACATCAGCGTCTCCATCGAGCAGGGCCGGATCGTCGGCCTGCTCGGCCCCAACGGGGCCGGCAAGACCACCTCCTTCTACATGATCGTCGGCCTGGTTCGCGCCGATGCCGGCGAGGTGCACATCGACGACCTCGACCTCTCGACGGCCGCCATGCATGAACGGGCCCGGGCCGGCATCGGCTACCTGCCCCAAGAGGCCTCGATCTTCCGCAAGCTGTCGGTCGCCGACAACATCATGGCGATCCTCGAGACACGCCGCGACCTCGACCGCCAGGGCCGCCAGGCCCGGCTCGAGGAACTCCTCGAGGACTTCCACGTGACGCATATCCGCGACAACCTTGGCATGAGCCTCTCCGGGGGCGAACGGCGACGCGTGGAAATCGCCCGGGCGCTGGCGACCGAGCCCGCCTTCATCCTCCTCGACGAGCCCTTCGCCGGCGTCGACCCCATCTCGGTGGGCGAGATCAAGGGCATCATCCGCCAGCTCAAGGCCCGCGACATCGGCGTGCTGATCACCGACCACAATGTCCGCGACACCCTGGACATCTGCGATACCGCCTACATCGTGGGCGACGGCCGGATCATCGCCGAGGGCAATGCCGAGGCGATCCTGTCCAACCAGCGCGTGCGGGAGGTCTACCTGGGCGAGGACTTCCGCCTCTGA